One stretch of Euphorbia lathyris chromosome 7, ddEupLath1.1, whole genome shotgun sequence DNA includes these proteins:
- the LOC136200933 gene encoding protein FANTASTIC FOUR 1-like — protein sequence MQTQTLETSPLPIQTPKTSPLCTQNHSTKSFEHCFFSFNLSSSPIGDYIGSESCLDLQKNVDVSVIQSYVPRRENRVKSATKEYPPPIPLLARTGNLSSHMPWILRRYYTDGRLILKAERVKHHEYFRAERSDGRLILQMIPLDHEVDNYFSHCLAKNDDETTEEEEEEGDDEDEDGEEVKEEEEEKEEEDIEEVINENEEAKEQRGKDYVVYDERNNNSNNNNNAGGIGGNLSPCKLLNYNKMMQNCIFQMPVPTLRPVHT from the coding sequence ATGCAGACCCAAACCCTCGAAACGTCGCCGTTGCCTATCCAAACCCCAAAAACGTCGCCGTTGTGTACTCAAAATCACTCCACCAAATCATTTGAACATTGTTTTTTTAGTTTCAACCTTTCTTCATCTCCTATTGGTGATTACATTGGCAGTGAAAGCTGCCTTGATCTCCAAAAAAACGTTGACGTTTCAGTGATTCAGAGTTATGTTCCGCGACGCGAAAATCGGGTGAAATCTGCGACGAAGGAGTATCCGCCGCCGATTCCATTATTGGCGAGAACGGGGAATTTGTCGTCGCATATGCCGTGGATTTTGAGGAGATATTATACTGATGGAAGGTTGATTTTGAAAGCGGAAAGAGTTAAACATCACGAGTATTTTCGGGCGGAGAGGTCTGATGGTCGTCTTATTTTGCAGATGATTCCGTTAGACCACGAGGTTGATAATTATTTTTCTCATTGTCTCGCTAAAAATGACGATGAAACCAccgaagaggaggaggaagaaggagacGACGAGGATGAAGACGGAGAAGAGGtaaaggaagaggaagaggaaaaggaagaagaagatattgaagaagtgATAAATGAGAATGAAGAAGCGAAAGAACAACGTGGAAAGGATTACGTTGTTTACGATGAGCGTAACAACAatagcaacaacaacaacaatgccGGCGGAATTGGGGGGAATTTGAGTCCTTGCAAATTGTTGAATTACAACAAAATGATGCAGAATTGCATTTTTCAAATGCCAGTTCCAACATTGAGGCCTGTTCATACTTAG